In one Nostoc sp. KVJ3 genomic region, the following are encoded:
- a CDS encoding TerB family tellurite resistance protein: MVSPSHVKNLVKILIGAAWIDGRIQPEERQYLREIAQAKGLANDPEIKPWLYELVPVQPKECYEWVREYLGDRPSLEDCENLIEAISGLIYSDGEVAVEEARLLTELQDIAKSNDSTQPAHTALLKQIQKLYRRWVEVQN; encoded by the coding sequence ATGGTTAGCCCTTCCCATGTGAAAAACTTAGTTAAAATCCTAATTGGAGCCGCCTGGATTGATGGCAGAATCCAGCCAGAAGAACGGCAATATCTCCGCGAAATAGCTCAAGCAAAAGGTTTAGCTAACGATCCAGAAATTAAGCCTTGGCTGTACGAATTAGTTCCTGTACAGCCAAAAGAGTGTTATGAATGGGTGCGGGAGTATTTAGGCGATCGCCCCAGCCTTGAAGATTGTGAAAATCTGATTGAAGCCATCAGTGGCTTAATTTATAGCGATGGCGAAGTTGCCGTCGAAGAAGCCAGACTGTTGACGGAATTGCAAGATATAGCAAAGTCGAATGACTCAACTCAACCGGCTCACACTGCACTTCTTAAACAAATCCAAAAGCTTTACCGCCGTTGGGTTGAAGTGCAAAACTAA
- the psb35 gene encoding photosystem II assembly protein Psb35: protein MHLLMQTAAPAIDAAPHFPLAFTLVYVVGFIAAVSIGSIAWYNSKRPAGWESKERPDFVPKVDKEETPGVGKPKS, encoded by the coding sequence ATGCATTTATTGATGCAAACAGCAGCACCAGCCATAGATGCTGCGCCTCATTTCCCCTTAGCTTTTACCTTGGTTTATGTCGTTGGTTTTATTGCTGCTGTAAGCATTGGTTCAATAGCTTGGTACAACTCAAAACGCCCCGCCGGTTGGGAAAGCAAAGAGCGTCCTGATTTTGTGCCTAAAGTTGACAAAGAAGAAACTCCGGGTGTGGGTAAACCAAAGTCATAA
- a CDS encoding transglycosylase domain-containing protein yields the protein MGKLTSWFKRRPTNLSDSGQGGTNESLPPAHLAQTRQLLSKMKILPSRMKTNQAIGKKPLYRRLWFWAGLGVGGGIVAFIYGVSLIDRTLPDKAELNAVLREQTLTIKAADGTVLQQQGEATREQLKLEQIPDNLKKAFIASEDRRFKQHNGFDPQGIVRAGFNNLRSQGVVEGGSTITQQLTRILFLKQEQTIWRKLKEVRLAQKMEQELTKDQILERYLNLVYLGNGAYGVADAAWVYFSKSPDQLSLGEMATIAGLAPAPSLYAPNKNPEAAKRRRDLVLLRMQEDEVITPEQRQAALQEPLTLKTSLPKRVEVESPYFTSYIQKELPKYVSSNVLKNGGLVVETTLNPTWQKVGEEAVAKTLRNQGRWENFKQAAMVAIDPRNGEIKAMVGGKDFGKNQFNRVTQAQRQPGSTFKGFVYATAIASGKSPYDTYEDAPLVVDGYEPKNYGENFHGSMSMRDALTRSINIIAVKVLMDVGFTPTIKLAHDMGIKSELKPTYSLALGSNEVNLLELTSAYGSFATQGLHTEPHGITRILNRQGKVIWSANFPSQRAIDADSAAIMTWMLRNVVEAGTGGAAQLDNRPVAGKTGTSDEARDLWFIGYIPQMVAGVWLGNDDNRPTDGSSSSAAYTWHEFMEKAVEGMPVEKFPKRPKLEGRKGTIKAQAIKPKQVLNRSISDDDDSEGENSRNSNSEDSSSSRRRRSRRSYSEEEQQSSNYTPRRRRRDRTEASSSNSSSESSTPRRRSRRAESDSSSPPPERTRRSSSPSNSSGSSDSSSSQPSWRDRLRPPQ from the coding sequence GTGGGGAAGCTTACCTCCTGGTTCAAGCGAAGACCAACTAATTTAAGTGACTCTGGACAAGGAGGAACGAATGAGAGCTTACCACCAGCACATCTGGCGCAGACGAGGCAGTTACTGAGCAAAATGAAAATTTTACCATCTAGGATGAAGACCAATCAGGCAATTGGCAAGAAACCACTTTATCGTCGCTTATGGTTTTGGGCAGGTTTGGGTGTAGGTGGTGGGATAGTTGCCTTCATCTACGGGGTGAGTTTAATAGATCGGACTTTACCAGATAAGGCGGAGTTGAATGCTGTTCTCAGAGAGCAAACACTGACCATTAAAGCCGCCGATGGCACTGTATTACAACAACAAGGTGAAGCAACTAGAGAACAGCTAAAGCTAGAACAAATACCAGATAATTTAAAAAAAGCTTTCATTGCCTCAGAAGATAGAAGATTTAAGCAACACAACGGATTTGACCCCCAAGGGATTGTGAGAGCAGGTTTCAATAATTTGCGATCGCAAGGTGTGGTAGAAGGTGGTAGCACTATCACCCAACAGCTAACCCGGATTCTCTTTCTAAAACAAGAACAGACAATCTGGCGCAAACTCAAAGAAGTCCGCCTTGCCCAAAAAATGGAGCAAGAATTAACCAAAGATCAGATTTTAGAGCGTTACTTGAATCTGGTTTATTTGGGAAATGGGGCTTATGGGGTAGCAGATGCAGCCTGGGTATACTTTAGTAAATCACCAGACCAACTTTCGCTAGGAGAAATGGCAACAATTGCCGGATTAGCACCTGCTCCTAGTTTATATGCCCCGAACAAGAATCCCGAAGCGGCAAAACGGCGGCGGGACTTGGTATTGCTACGGATGCAAGAGGATGAAGTTATTACACCAGAGCAAAGACAAGCCGCTCTTCAAGAGCCATTAACACTCAAAACCAGTTTACCCAAACGAGTGGAAGTAGAATCACCCTACTTTACCAGCTACATCCAAAAGGAATTGCCGAAGTATGTTTCTAGCAATGTGCTAAAAAATGGGGGTTTAGTAGTAGAAACTACCCTAAATCCAACTTGGCAGAAGGTGGGAGAAGAAGCGGTTGCTAAAACCCTACGAAATCAAGGACGCTGGGAAAACTTTAAGCAAGCAGCAATGGTTGCCATTGACCCCCGGAACGGTGAAATTAAGGCAATGGTTGGGGGAAAAGACTTTGGTAAAAACCAGTTTAATCGAGTTACTCAGGCCCAGAGACAACCAGGATCGACATTTAAAGGGTTTGTCTACGCCACTGCGATCGCAAGCGGCAAAAGCCCCTACGATACCTATGAGGATGCACCCCTGGTAGTAGATGGTTATGAACCAAAAAATTATGGTGAAAACTTCCACGGCTCAATGAGCATGAGAGATGCCCTCACCCGCTCTATCAATATTATTGCGGTAAAGGTGTTGATGGATGTGGGATTTACGCCAACAATTAAACTTGCCCATGATATGGGGATAAAATCTGAACTTAAGCCTACCTATTCCCTAGCTCTTGGCTCCAACGAAGTGAATCTACTGGAATTGACTAGCGCCTATGGCAGTTTTGCAACTCAGGGATTACACACAGAGCCTCATGGTATTACTCGTATCCTGAACCGCCAAGGCAAGGTGATTTGGTCAGCAAATTTCCCCTCTCAACGGGCAATTGATGCTGACAGTGCTGCTATCATGACTTGGATGTTACGCAACGTCGTGGAAGCAGGAACAGGTGGTGCTGCTCAGTTAGATAATAGACCAGTTGCCGGCAAAACTGGTACCTCTGACGAGGCCCGCGATTTGTGGTTTATTGGCTACATTCCCCAAATGGTGGCAGGAGTTTGGCTAGGTAACGATGACAACCGCCCCACAGACGGTAGCAGTAGTAGCGCCGCTTACACCTGGCACGAATTTATGGAAAAAGCGGTAGAAGGGATGCCAGTAGAAAAATTCCCCAAACGACCCAAGTTAGAAGGTCGTAAAGGCACTATTAAAGCCCAGGCAATCAAACCCAAACAAGTGCTGAATCGTTCTATTTCTGATGATGATGACTCAGAAGGAGAAAATTCTAGAAATTCTAATTCTGAGGATAGTAGTTCATCCAGAAGACGGAGGAGTAGGAGAAGCTATTCGGAAGAAGAACAGCAATCAAGCAACTATACCCCAAGAAGAAGAAGGCGCGATCGCACCGAAGCATCAAGTTCCAACTCTTCCTCAGAATCATCCACTCCCCGGCGGCGGTCTAGAAGAGCAGAATCTGATTCTTCATCTCCCCCGCCTGAAAGAACTCGGCGATCTTCCTCTCCATCAAATAGTTCTGGTTCTTCAGATTCTTCATCGTCACAACCATCTTGGCGGGATAGACTTAGACCACCTCAGTAA
- the folK gene encoding 2-amino-4-hydroxy-6-hydroxymethyldihydropteridine diphosphokinase has translation MPGLEYPDTKPRRSAVALGGNIGDSQTILETAIKTLAQTPGILLEAKSSWYQTKAVGPEQPDYLNGCVTLQVEMLPQQLLEILLGIEQQFGRVRQERWGPRTLDLDLLLYDDLIVNTPNLQIPHPRMRDRAFVLVPLAEIAPDWIEPVSGCVIKELLKEVNCSDVRLIDGQLKLPSLNTEEG, from the coding sequence ATGCCTGGGTTGGAATATCCCGACACCAAGCCCAGAAGAAGCGCCGTTGCTCTTGGTGGTAATATCGGCGATTCGCAGACAATTTTAGAAACAGCTATCAAAACTTTAGCCCAAACGCCAGGTATTCTATTAGAAGCCAAATCCAGTTGGTATCAAACCAAAGCCGTAGGGCCAGAGCAGCCAGATTACCTAAACGGCTGCGTCACATTGCAGGTAGAAATGCTACCCCAACAGTTATTAGAAATTTTGTTGGGAATTGAACAACAATTTGGGCGTGTGCGTCAGGAACGCTGGGGGCCACGAACTCTGGATTTGGATTTGTTATTATATGATGACTTAATAGTAAATACACCAAATCTCCAGATTCCCCATCCACGAATGCGGGATCGAGCCTTTGTGTTAGTACCACTGGCAGAAATTGCCCCAGATTGGATAGAACCAGTATCGGGTTGTGTTATTAAAGAACTGCTGAAAGAGGTAAACTGCTCTGATGTACGTTTAATTGATGGGCAATTAAAATTACCATCTTTAAATACAGAAGAAGGCTGA
- a CDS encoding NUDIX hydrolase: protein MPLGRELPQLLKQRLFYKGRKFDFEVNRLRLPNKAEGEWECIRHPGGALAVPVTPEGKLVLVRQYRFAIQGRILEFPAGTVEANEEPLETIQREIEEETGYSAKKWDKLGEFFLAPGYSDEIIYAFLARDLEKLETPPAQDGDEDIETVFLTPEELEKAILEGESVDAKSVSSFFLARPFLV from the coding sequence ATGCCATTAGGTAGAGAATTACCACAACTGCTAAAACAACGCTTGTTTTATAAAGGACGTAAGTTTGATTTTGAAGTCAATCGCTTGCGTTTGCCTAATAAAGCAGAAGGAGAATGGGAATGTATTCGTCACCCTGGTGGTGCGCTAGCTGTACCAGTAACTCCAGAGGGCAAACTTGTACTGGTGCGCCAGTATCGTTTTGCAATTCAGGGACGGATATTAGAGTTTCCAGCAGGAACTGTGGAAGCAAATGAAGAACCTTTAGAGACAATCCAGCGTGAAATCGAAGAAGAAACTGGCTATAGTGCCAAAAAATGGGACAAATTAGGCGAATTTTTCTTAGCACCTGGTTATTCTGATGAAATTATCTATGCTTTTCTGGCGCGAGATTTGGAAAAGCTAGAGACACCACCAGCACAAGATGGAGACGAAGATATCGAAACTGTATTTTTGACTCCCGAAGAATTAGAAAAAGCGATTCTGGAGGGAGAATCGGTAGATGCTAAATCAGTTTCTAGCTTTTTTCTGGCGCGTCCATTTTTAGTTTAA
- a CDS encoding prohibitin family protein, translating to MKKNTTFNSAGKLTAFLFLITLLLTPCVIVNAGERGVLMKFGEVQNQIFGEGLHLIIPVVNTVKKLSIRVQKQEISAEASSKDLQNVFADVALNWHIIPLEVNAIFQEIGDEQAVVTRIINPAVEEVLKAIMAKYTAEEIITKRGEVKGGVDDALSTRLGSYHVAVDDISLVHVHFSERFDEAVEAKQIAEQEAKRAEFIALKATRQAEAKVNLAKGEAEAHRLLRDGLTPEILQRQAIEKWNGKLPLIVSKEAPKLLNLSEFLKFD from the coding sequence ATGAAAAAAAATACAACTTTTAACAGTGCAGGTAAACTGACTGCTTTTTTGTTCCTGATAACCCTCTTGCTTACGCCTTGCGTGATTGTCAATGCGGGCGAGCGGGGTGTATTGATGAAATTTGGCGAAGTACAAAACCAAATATTCGGAGAAGGACTTCACTTAATTATTCCTGTCGTCAATACTGTGAAAAAGTTGAGTATTCGAGTCCAAAAACAGGAAATTTCGGCTGAGGCTTCTTCCAAAGATTTACAAAATGTTTTCGCCGATGTCGCTCTCAATTGGCATATTATTCCCCTGGAAGTAAATGCTATTTTTCAAGAAATTGGAGATGAACAAGCTGTAGTTACGCGGATTATTAACCCAGCAGTTGAAGAAGTCCTAAAAGCAATAATGGCCAAGTATACTGCTGAAGAAATTATTACTAAACGAGGAGAAGTCAAAGGTGGAGTAGATGATGCATTGTCTACACGACTGGGTAGCTATCACGTTGCAGTTGATGATATTTCTCTAGTTCACGTCCATTTTTCCGAGCGATTTGATGAGGCGGTAGAGGCGAAGCAGATTGCTGAACAAGAAGCGAAACGAGCCGAGTTTATCGCACTGAAAGCAACAAGACAGGCTGAAGCAAAAGTTAATTTAGCCAAAGGAGAAGCTGAGGCACATAGATTATTACGTGATGGTTTAACTCCAGAAATACTGCAAAGACAAGCGATAGAAAAATGGAATGGTAAGTTGCCATTAATTGTAAGTAAGGAAGCTCCAAAATTGTTGAATTTAAGTGAATTTTTAAAATTCGATTAA